TCCATACATGGCATCCGTTTCATATTGATTTACTTTGCAGCCAAGAGTTACAATGGCCGCTCTTTTTCCTTGTAAATTCATACGATTCCTTTCTTGTTGACTTTTATGACAAATACGAGTACACTATCCTTGTTAATTGGAAGGAGTATTATCCCATGTATGATGCATTGATCAAACTAAATTCCATCAAAGACCTATACTCGTTTGTCGACATCCTTGACAAGCACTCTGGCACGTTTGAGATCGTTGCCAATGACTATGTCGTGGATGCCAGATCACTGATGAGTATGCTAAGCCTCGATCTTTCGAAGCCTTTAGAGCTTTCGTTTGATTCTGATGAGGCTTCTGTTATACTGTCTCAGCTTCAGCCATTTATTTTACATGAATGATCTCTGTAGAATCAATGGCTTCTTTCATTAAATCATCAATCACATCTTCCAGATGTTCTTCTGATTTCTTAATTCTCTTTAAATTACCCTTTGTAACTGGATGTTTTGCAACAAAGATCGTACAGCAGTCTTCAAATGGCTGAATGGATGTCTCAAATGTTCCGATCTTCTCTGCAATATCTACGATCTCCTGTTTATCCATACCGATACATGGTCTGAATACTGGCATATTACATACTTCATTTGTGATCGCAAGGTTATGGATCGTCTGGCTTGCTACCTGTCCGATACTTTCACCAGTGATCAGTGCAAGGCTTCCACCTTCATTTGCAAAATGTTCCGCGATCTTCATCATATATCTTCTCATGATGATCGTTAATTCTTCATGAGGGCATTTCTCATAGATCGCTAACTGAATGTCTGTAAAGTTTACAACATGTAAATTGATCGGTCCTGCATATTTTGCAACGATCTTCGCAAGATCTATAACCTTCTGTTTTGCTCTCTCGCTTGTGTATGGTGGTGCATGGAAATATGTTGCATCGATGTGTACTCCACGTTTTGCGATCATATATCCTGCAACTGGACTGTCGATTCCTCCGGATAATAAAAGCATCGCTTTTCCATTGGTTCCGACTGGCATTCCACCTGGTCCTTTGATTTCCTGAGAATAGATATAGATATATTTTCTCACTTCGATATTCACCATTACCTGTGGATGGTGCACATCTACTTTGATCCCTTCAAATGCATCTAGTAACTGCCCACCGATTTCCATATTGATCGCCATGGAATCAAGAGGGAACTGTTTATCTCCTCTTCTTGCATGAACCTTGAATGTAAAATCCTTGACTGGATACTGTTCATCAATAAATTTGATAACTGTCTCTGTCAAATGTTCCATATCTTTGTTTTCTTCGATGACCATTGGACAGATTCCAACGATTCCAAAGACTCTCTGCAGTGCTTCCACAGCTTCATCATAATCGAACTCATCCTGTGCTTCGACAAACATACGTCCAGATTCTTTTCTTACTTTAAAATCCCCAACGGGTGCCATTGCATGGCGGATCTGTTTCATTAATGCGTCTTCAAACATA
The sequence above is drawn from the Anaerostipes hadrus ATCC 29173 = JCM 17467 genome and encodes:
- a CDS encoding HPr family phosphocarrier protein, with protein sequence MYDALIKLNSIKDLYSFVDILDKHSGTFEIVANDYVVDARSLMSMLSLDLSKPLELSFDSDEASVILSQLQPFILHE
- the thiI gene encoding tRNA uracil 4-sulfurtransferase ThiI, which produces MKVTAFLIKYGEIAIKGKNRYMFEDALMKQIRHAMAPVGDFKVRKESGRMFVEAQDEFDYDEAVEALQRVFGIVGICPMVIEENKDMEHLTETVIKFIDEQYPVKDFTFKVHARRGDKQFPLDSMAINMEIGGQLLDAFEGIKVDVHHPQVMVNIEVRKYIYIYSQEIKGPGGMPVGTNGKAMLLLSGGIDSPVAGYMIAKRGVHIDATYFHAPPYTSERAKQKVIDLAKIVAKYAGPINLHVVNFTDIQLAIYEKCPHEELTIIMRRYMMKIAEHFANEGGSLALITGESIGQVASQTIHNLAITNEVCNMPVFRPCIGMDKQEIVDIAEKIGTFETSIQPFEDCCTIFVAKHPVTKGNLKRIKKSEEHLEDVIDDLMKEAIDSTEIIHVK